GGGATCATGGCCGCCTACGAGACGGTCCCGAACCCGCACCGGTTCATCCTCGCCTTGTTCTACCTCTCCTCCCACGTGGGGGAAGGCGGTCACAACTGCCCGCTGGCCTGCACGGCGGGCGCGATCCGCGCCCTGCAGGCGCTGGGCACCGACTCCCAGCGGGCGACGTGGCTCCCGCGCCTGCTGCGCCCGGTCTACGGCGAACATGCCGCCGGCGCGCAGTTCCTCACCGAGGTCCAGGGAGGATCCGACGTCGGCGCCAACGCCGTGCGTGCGCGACGGCACCCGGACGGCTCCTACTCCATCACCGGCGAGAAGTGGTTCTGCTCGAGTGCGGATGCCGACCTCTTTCTCATGACCGCGCGGCCCGAGGAGGGGGCGTCGGGCACGGCCGGGCTGGGGCTGTTCCTCGTGCCCCGCGACGCCGGAGGCGCGCCCAACGGATTTCGCCTGCGCCGACTGAAGGACAAGCTGGGAACGCGCTCCATGGTCACGGCCGAGATCGAGTTCGACGGCGCCCGCGCCGAGGCGTTGGGGCCGATCGAGGACGGCTTCCGCAACGTCATGGAGCGGATCATCGACACGAGCCGGCTCTACAACGCATTCGCGTGCGCCGGGGCCGCGCACCGCGCCTACCTCGTCGCGCGGGGCTTCGCCCTTCATCGTCGCGCGTTCGGCGGGCCGATCGCCCGATTCCCGCTGGTGCGGGAGACGCTGGCGATGCTCCTCGCCGACGCGGAGGCGGCCCTCGCCGGCTCCTTCTGGCTGGCCGCGATTCAGGAGAGGGTCGATCGCGGGGACGCGGACGACGGGGAGAAGGCGTTCCTCCGCATGGGTCTGAATCTGAACAAGGTGCGCACCGCTCGACTGTCCCACGACGCGGTGAACCGGGGGATCGAGGTCCTCGGCGGGAACGGCACGATCGAGACCTTCAGCGTCCTGCCGCGGCTCCTTCGCGACAACGTCGTCTTCGAGAACTGGGAAGGCACGAACCACGTCCTCCGCATGCAGGTGATGCGCGACGGGGCGCGACGGGGGGCGCACGAGGGGTTCTTCGCCGTCCTCGAGGGGCGGCTGGGCCGCGCGGCGCTCGCCCGCGATCGGGAGGGATTCGAGCGGAGCGTCCGGGAGCAGGACACGTTGCTCCTGCGGCGCGTTTGCGACCGGCTGGGCACGTGGATCCACCTCGCCGCGCTCGCGGGAGTCGACGATCCGGCGATTCGCGCGCGGGCCGAGCTGAGCGCCCTGCGTCACCTGGCCTCCGACCCGATCCGGGACGGCTACGCCGCCCTCATCGAGCGCTGCGACGCGTCGCTGCGATGACCCGCCCTTTCCGGGAATCCCGTTATTCCTGGAGAGGTCGGATCATGAGAATCGTCGCTTCGATCGTCCTGGCTGGCTCGATCGGTGTCGCGCCCGTGCTCGGCGCGGACACGGGCAGCGTCTGCGTCCACCAGTACGCCCCCGGGAGGGAGTGCACCGGAAACGAGGTCCGGATCGCCAGGATCGCGCCGGTGAGCCTCGTCGAGGACTGCGCATCGGGGGATCCGGGAACCGCCCAGGCGGTCTTCCGGGTATGGGTCTCGGCCGGCGCCGCGAGCCAGTACGACATCGGGCTGTTCGTGGCGCTGGACGGGGGCAGCGCCCTGAGCGGCGCGAACTGCCTCCACGACTACCTCGAGCCGCCTCTGGAGACCTCGCCCGCCTACGGCGACGTCGACGGAAACGGCCGGCCCGACCTCTCCTCCGGTCCGTGGTGGAACGGCGAGCCGTTCGATCCCGTGGACGACTGCGGGGACCTCGAGGGCGGAACGGACGCCATCAAGACGCTGATCTCCGTTCGATTCGCCTGCGCGGACAGCAACCTCGACGGGATCGTCGACTTCTCGACGTGTTCGTCCTGGAGCGCCGGCACGACGTCGCACTGCACCAGTCTCGGGGGCGCGGTTCCGGGCGGGAACCCGAGGTGCGGCTGCAACGTCGTGGAGACGGGGGTTCCGATGCCCGGGGCCGCGGTGGCGTCGGGACGGGTGGCGGGACTGACGGTCGCCCGTGACGGCTCGGGTGGCTTGCTCCTCTCGTGGGCGGCCTCCTGCACCGCGACGGACGACGACTACGCCGTCTACGAGGGCACCCTCGGCGACTTCACGAGCCACGCGAGCGTGCTGTGCAGCACCGGCGGAGCGACCTCGGCCACGGTCCAGCCCGGACCCGGCGATCGGTACTACCTCGTGGTGCCGCGCAGCTCCCAGCGGGAAGGCTCCTACGGAACGAGCGGCGCCGGAGCGGAGCGCCCCCCGGCGACGAACGCCTGCGTTCCCCAGCTGGCGCAGGGCTGCTCGTAGCGGCTCCGGGCCGGCGTCGATCGAACGTATACTCGCCGGCATCGCGCGAACGAGGAGGCTTCCGCCCATGCGCATCGTGTCGGCAATTCTCGCCTCCGCCGCCCTGGTCGGACCCGCACGCGCGCAGGCGCCGAAGCCGGTCGTGCCCGACGACGTGGCGTCGAGCATCCGTGCCCGCGTCGAGTCCGGGGTGATGCCGGGCATCGTCGTCGGGATCGTCTCTCCCGGTGGAGAGACCTACCACTCCCAGGGCGTGCTCGAGGTCGGAAAAGCCGGGCGGGTCGACGAGGACACGATCTTCGAGATCGGCTCGATCACGAAGGCGTTCACCGGCATCCTGCTCGCCGACATGGCGCGACGGGGGGAGGTCAAGCTCGACGATCCTGTCGCGAAGTACCTCCCCGCCGAGGCGGCGCCCCCGCGCGAGGGGGAGCGGCAGATCACGCTCCTCGACCTCGCGATGCAGCGGTCGGGGCTGCCGCCGATGCCGGACAACCTGGCGCCCGCCGACCCGGCCGATCCGTACGTGGACTACGGGGCCGAGCGGCTGTTCGCCTATCTGCCGACGGCGAAGCTCGCGCGTCCGATCGGCTCGGCCTACGGGTACTCGAACCTCGGCGTGGGGCTGCTCGGCCACGCGCTCGCGCGGGCGGCGAAGTCCGACTACGGCACGCTCGTGCGCGAGCGCATCGCGGTTCCCCTCGGCATGCCGGCCACGGCGATCGACGTCGCACCGGCGCTCGCGCCCCGGCTCGCCCACGGGCACGACACCTCGGGCGCGAAGCCCGCGCCCGTCCCGGCGTGGACGTGGAAGCCGACGTCGAGCCTCGCGGGGGCGGGAGCGCTGCGCTCGACCGCCCGGGAGATGGTGCGTTTCCTCGCGGCGAACGCGGGGCTCGGCGAATCGAAGCTCTCGGGGGCCATGCGCGATGCGGCGCAGGAGCGCGGAGACGCCGGTTCGCCGAAGATGGCGATCGGCCTGGGCTGGCACCTCCGCAAGTCGGATGCCGGCACCCTCGTCTGGCACAACGGCGGAACCGGAGGATTCCACTCCTTCTGCGCCTTCGACCCGGCGACGAAGACGGGGGTCGTCGTCCTCGCGAACGGCAACGGCAGCATCGACGACATCGGGATCCACCTGCTCGACCCGAAGTCCCCGCTGCAGGAGGTCGCCGCGGCGCTGACGGTCGCCGAGCCGAAGCTCGCCCGGCTCGACGGGTACTACGACCTGGGCGGCGGCACGACCATCCACGTCACCCACGAGGGGACGCAGCTGTACGCCCGGTTGACCGGTCAGCAACGTCTGCCCGTCTTCGCACGTTCGGAGACGAGGTTCTTCTACCGTGCCGTTCCCGCGGAGCTGGAATTCGACGTGCCGGCCGAAGGGGTCGCCGGACAGGTGACGCTCCATCAAGGCGGACGCCGGATGCCCGCAACGCGGCTGGCGGCGGACGCGGTGCCCAAGGAGCGCGTCGAGATCCAGGTCGATCCGGCGGCCCTGGCGGAGTACGTCGGAGCATACGAGCTCGCCCCGGGAGCCGTCCTCGACTGCGCGATCGAGAGCGGACGGCTGGCCTGCCGGCTGACCGGCCAGCCCCGTTTCCCGGTCTACGCGGAGTCGCCGTCGGTCTTCTTCTACAAGGTCGTCGACGCGACCCTCACGTTCACGCGCGACGCGGCGGGGAAGGTCGACGCGGTCGTCCTCCGGCAGGGGGGCATCCAGCAACGGGCCGCGAGGATGCCGGAGGCCGCTCCGGCGCGCGAACCCTGACGGCTCCGGGGGCCGCGATCAGCGGCGCAGGTACTGGCTCTTCTCGACCGCGCTCGAGAGCTCGACGCCGGAGAGGCCGAGCCCGAAGGCGAGGCCGATCGCGAACATCGTGCGGCGCAGCCGGCGGTCTCCCACTCCGCGCGATCGAGATCGCAACGAGGCCACCTTCACGGACGCGAGCGTCTCGCTCGACCGGATCAGGTCGAGGGTCTCGCCCCGTGCGGACCGGGTGAGAACGACGGCGCAACCTTCCTGCGAAAGGTGCGGTTGCACCGCCCGCCGTCGCGCGGCCACCAGGACGACGCGTCGCGGTCCAAGCTCTTCGAGGAGCCTTTGGGCGTGCGGGTTCTCGGCGCCGACGATCACCGCACCGGAGGTGGCCGCGACGGCCACGTCGATCCCGAGCCGATACTCGGCCGGGTCGCCTCCGCCCTTCGGTTCGAGGACCGCCGCGACGCTCGCGTGGTCCAGCCGCAGCCCTCGGGCGACGATCGTCCGCGGGGAGAGGGCACACACCAGTTTCTCCACGCGCGGGTCCCCGAGCAGAAACCGGGCGCCGGCCCCGCGACCGTGCGCGTTGCGATCCACCGGTTTCCCGGAGACCGTGGTCTCCTGTCGCGTCGCGAGACCGACCGCGCTGCCGGATGCCCGGAGCAACCCTTCGAGGCTCCTTCCCACCGCGCCGGTGCCGCGCTCGCCCACGATCAGCGCGGTGGGGAGAAGGGCGGGCACCCCCACCGGGAAGGCCGTCTCGAGGATCGAGTCGGCGGAGTCCGCCGGGTCCGACGCCGAGACGACGCGCTGGAGCGCCCCCTCGCCCAATCGCAGGTACGAGCCGGCCAAGGGCTCGCAGGGGATGCCGCGCCGCCTCGCCGCGACCGCCAGGGCCGCCGCCTGGGGGGACCATCGGCGCCGGCGCGCGCGGCGCTCGAGCTTGGTCCTCAGTGCGCCGAAGTGGCCTTCGCGGTCCGGCGCGGAGGGATGGATCCCGGCGGCCGTCAACGCCAGCACGCCGGCGAGGGCGACGCGGGCGGCCGCGCGCGACACGCCGCCGGAACGAGACTCCCAAACGAGGTCGACGACTCGCGAGGAGGAGGGATCGCGGACGATCGTCGCGAATGCGGGTCCGTCGGAGGAGAGCATCGTACCCGCCACGGCGCGCTCGACCTCGAGGATCGCCTCGAGCAGCGCCTGTTCGAAGGGAACACCCGCGTCCCCCGTGCCGCGCCCCGCGAGGCCGCGAAGGTCCACACGCTGGGTGAAGACGGTCGAGCGGTGATGGACGTTGCAGCCGCGCAGGATGCGGCCCTCGAGGAGCCGGGGCTCGGCCCTCGCAGGCGTCGGCAAGGCGTTCCCCCTCGAGCTCACGGGCGCTCCGATCCTGTGCTCGGGCCGGGGGAGTACCGGAGCCCGCCGACTTCGGCGTGAGCGGTCCAACCGCCGCCGGGCGACGGCGGCCGGACGAGCGAGCGGGAGATGTCGAGCGGGGCGGGCCAGTGGTCCGCCGCGCAGGGCGCACCCGCGCAATCCCCCCAGGAAACACGGCGAACGATCGCGTTCGAGCCGTCGCGAAGTGCGACCACGTCGCCGCCGTTCGAGAGGCTGAGGCCTCCGGTGGCCCACTGCACCTCGGCGCCGCCGAATCGACCCGTCGGCACGCCGCCGCCGAAGACGACGAGCGTTCCGCCGGGAGCCAGCGCGCGGCCCACCGGGAAGACGTGGCGCTCCGGGTCCTCCGCGTCGCCGAGCGCCCATCCCGTGAGACAGACGGGCGTCCGGCCGGTATTGGCGATCTCGAGGAACTCGTCTTCGGAAGGATCGCGGACCCCGTCTCCGTTGGCATCCCCGGACGCTCCGGGCGGAGGGTCGGCGAGGATCTCGGTGATCACGAGGCCTTCGCCCTCGCCGGCTCGGCTCGGCGCGCACGGCGTCTCCTCGGGAGCGAACAGCAGGAACCCCGCGGAGGCCAGCACCCGCGCGGCGTCGTGGGCGGCGCGAGGTACCGTCGCCATCCTCCAGCCGAACGGGGCGTGCAGCTCCTCGGCCTTCGCCTGGGCGACTCCGAAGTAGAACCGGCCGCGCTCGAGGCGGGTCGCGCCCTGCGCCTGCGCCTCGGGGGTTCCACGAACCAGTTCGTCGCTCTCGGCGGTGGTCGTGTCGCGCTCACCGAGCAGCACGACGAATCGCATCGCGAAGAATCCGCGAAGGTCTTCCGGCTTCACCGGGCTTCCGCGGAGGCCGTACGGCACCGTGTTCCAGCGCGGTTCCGCGTCGGTGGGAAGGGTGTACCAGCCCGCATTCGCCGCCACCGCGCCGAGCGCGCGCGCTCGGGGAAGGAACGTCAGCAGCCGGTGGGTGAACTGGGCTCCCGCGCTGTGCCCGAAGAGGTAATAACCCCGCTGGCTTCCGCCGAGGGAGCCTCGGACCGCATCGAACAGGCGCTCGATCTCCGCATAGAGGTAGTCCTCGGGATCGCGCCAACGACCCGCTCGCATGACTCCGAACGTGTAGTCGGTGCCCTTCGGATAGGCTTCCTTGCCGAAGTGGGGCGCGACGACCAGCGCCCCGTACCGCTCGGCCACCGGAGCCGCGGCGCGGACGTAACGCTCGGCGTCTCGGCTCGCGCCGTGCATCACGAACCAGATGGGCCCGCTCGAGGGATCGAACGAGCGGCCGCGATAGACCCACGCGGTCAGCGTCCGGCCCTCCTTCGTCGCGAAGGCGACCCTGCCGAAGCCCCGTTCGGAGAGCGCCGACGCATCGACCCACTTCGCGACGGGATCGGTGTCGCGCTCGGCCTCCGGGGGTCGGGCGCAGGCGACGAGGGAGGGGGCGGTCACCGCCGCGGCCAGGACGAGCCTCGCGACCCAGGGTGCGGGGCGGCTCATTCCGCCGCCGACCTTCGCGCGGCCAGGGACACGACCTTGGCCGCGCTCGCGTCGGGGGCGCTCCCCGTCCGGACCGTCGCGGCGCCCAGGCAGCGCCGGGCCGCCTCGTCGATGATCCGTCGCATCAGGGCGGGGAACGTGTAGCCCGCCGCCGCCGCCGCGGTGACGAACGCCCCCCGCCTGTCGAAAAGGTCGACCCAGCGGATGTCGAGGACGAACGGCTCGCCGAACGGGGAAAGGCGGATGTCGATGCGCGCGTAGTCGCGGCACCCCGCGGCGGCGAAGGCGAGGCGGGCGCATTCGCGAACCCGTTCCGCCTGCGTCTCGTCGAGCGGCGCCGGGCAGATCCGGGTCCGCTCGTCCTCCGAGTCCTCGAGGAGCGGAAGGCACTCGAGGCTCTCGTTCCCGAGAACGGACGCGAGGATCCTCCGTCCGCGAACGATCTCCTCCACGACCGCGGGCTGGGCGTGATGACGCCGGATCTCACGGATCGCCGCCTGGAGCCTCTCCCGATTCCGGACGACGATCCGGGACGCGTCCGGCTCGAACCGCGGGCGTACGGCGAGCGGGAAGTCGAGATCCACGAACGCCTTGGGATCCGAGACCGTGCGGCACCGCGGCACCGAGACCTGCGCCTCGCCCAGCAGCGTCATCAGGACGAACCGGTCCGTCAACTGGGCCTGCGCCAGGGGGTCGGGGCCGGTGTAGGGGACGCCCGCGAGCTCGAGCATCGCCGGCACGTGGGCGAACCTGCCGCGGCCCTGCACGCCCGTCGCGAGGTTCAGTACGATCCCGCCCGGCGATCCCCTTCTCGGGTCCGGCGGCAGGTAGGCGGCGAGCTCGCGAAGGAGCGTCACGTCGCCCTCCAGCACCTTGACCCGGAACCCCTGCGCGCGCAGCGCGTCCACCGGCCGCTGCACCGACTTGGAGAGGTACTTCGCCGGTGTCCGGGGGCCGAGGCGGCCGATGAACCGGCTGCTCTCCTGATTGCGGACGACGGCGACCCTCGGTCTCTCGGAGGCGCCGAAACCCGCTCCCTCGACGAGCCGCGTCAGGCGCGCGGGCCAGTCCTCGAGCAGGCGAATGTCCAGGAACTCGGAGACGAAGACGATCGCGATCAGCTCCGTGAGGATCAGCTCCGGAAACTGGTAGGCGATCGGGGCGATCACCCGGTCGACCAGCGCGATGAGCAGGGCCAGCGCGATCGTCCATCCCGCCCGCCAGGCCGCCGTGACCGCGTTGTCCTGCTGCAGGGTCTTCGCGACCCCCTCGGCCAGCATCGCCATGATGATGACCGGGAAAAACGCGACACTCCAGACCGTTTCCGAACGGAGCCACGGTGCGATGAGCACGGCACCGAGCATGATCGCCGCGGAAAGGCACAGGATGACCGCGACGCGCGCGTACAGCGGGAGCCGGATGCGGCGGAACCAGGGGCGGATCGCGACGATCGTCCCGACGACGACCGCCATCAGGACGAGGCTCGGGACCAATCCGCTCGCCCGGAAACCGATCGCGATCAGGATCGCCCGGAAGCCGAGGACCCGGATGCCCAGGGTCAGGCGCGCGATCGCGATGAACAGGGCGCCCGTCGGGAGCATGAGCAGGTAGAGGATCGAGGGCCGGTCGCTCGCCGGGATCCACGCGAGGGTGAACCACTGCTCGAGGAGCTCGCCGAACTCGCGGAACGGACCCAGGCCGAACCCGTGCAGCGATTCACCGCCGGGAAGGGCCAGGATGCGGCAGAAGACCATCCCGAGCGGGAGGCACCCCAGCGCCGTCAGCACGGCGAGCGGGATGGTTCCGAGATGCCCCTTCCGCCGGACCAGCCGCCACCCGCTTTCGGCCGGGCCCAGCTCGAGCGCCGCTTCCTGCGCCGGCTTCGCCCCCTCGAGGTCCACGGCGTCCTACTCGGCCTTGCGAATCGCCACGACCGCCGACAGACCCGGCACCAGCTCCGGAGGCGGCTCGTGGAGCCGTATCCGCACACCCACGACCGGAGCGCTGCGCATCCTCGAGAACCGGGGCTGCGGAACCTGGGCGTCGGGAATCTCGAAGTCGGTCGAGAGGCCGATCTTGTCCACGACGCCCGCGAACTCGCGGCCAGGCAGGGAGTGGAAGCTCACCGTCGCCACGCTGCCGACGCGGACCTTCCCGATGTC
This region of Candidatus Polarisedimenticolaceae bacterium genomic DNA includes:
- a CDS encoding acyl-CoA dehydrogenase family protein, which codes for MDAVEQGRDDLGAWLAGQPVNFFEADPLLQILVRDAIPADRIEVLRRFGAVAAGPLDAAVVENNRAGNLPVLATHDAVGRHVAGFAHHPSYHRAGALIYGSGIMAAYETVPNPHRFILALFYLSSHVGEGGHNCPLACTAGAIRALQALGTDSQRATWLPRLLRPVYGEHAAGAQFLTEVQGGSDVGANAVRARRHPDGSYSITGEKWFCSSADADLFLMTARPEEGASGTAGLGLFLVPRDAGGAPNGFRLRRLKDKLGTRSMVTAEIEFDGARAEALGPIEDGFRNVMERIIDTSRLYNAFACAGAAHRAYLVARGFALHRRAFGGPIARFPLVRETLAMLLADAEAALAGSFWLAAIQERVDRGDADDGEKAFLRMGLNLNKVRTARLSHDAVNRGIEVLGGNGTIETFSVLPRLLRDNVVFENWEGTNHVLRMQVMRDGARRGAHEGFFAVLEGRLGRAALARDREGFERSVREQDTLLLRRVCDRLGTWIHLAALAGVDDPAIRARAELSALRHLASDPIRDGYAALIERCDASLR
- a CDS encoding serine hydrolase; translation: MRIVSAILASAALVGPARAQAPKPVVPDDVASSIRARVESGVMPGIVVGIVSPGGETYHSQGVLEVGKAGRVDEDTIFEIGSITKAFTGILLADMARRGEVKLDDPVAKYLPAEAAPPREGERQITLLDLAMQRSGLPPMPDNLAPADPADPYVDYGAERLFAYLPTAKLARPIGSAYGYSNLGVGLLGHALARAAKSDYGTLVRERIAVPLGMPATAIDVAPALAPRLAHGHDTSGAKPAPVPAWTWKPTSSLAGAGALRSTAREMVRFLAANAGLGESKLSGAMRDAAQERGDAGSPKMAIGLGWHLRKSDAGTLVWHNGGTGGFHSFCAFDPATKTGVVVLANGNGSIDDIGIHLLDPKSPLQEVAAALTVAEPKLARLDGYYDLGGGTTIHVTHEGTQLYARLTGQQRLPVFARSETRFFYRAVPAELEFDVPAEGVAGQVTLHQGGRRMPATRLAADAVPKERVEIQVDPAALAEYVGAYELAPGAVLDCAIESGRLACRLTGQPRFPVYAESPSVFFYKVVDATLTFTRDAAGKVDAVVLRQGGIQQRAARMPEAAPAREP
- a CDS encoding lamin tail domain-containing protein; this encodes MSRPAPWVARLVLAAAVTAPSLVACARPPEAERDTDPVAKWVDASALSERGFGRVAFATKEGRTLTAWVYRGRSFDPSSGPIWFVMHGASRDAERYVRAAAPVAERYGALVVAPHFGKEAYPKGTDYTFGVMRAGRWRDPEDYLYAEIERLFDAVRGSLGGSQRGYYLFGHSAGAQFTHRLLTFLPRARALGAVAANAGWYTLPTDAEPRWNTVPYGLRGSPVKPEDLRGFFAMRFVVLLGERDTTTAESDELVRGTPEAQAQGATRLERGRFYFGVAQAKAEELHAPFGWRMATVPRAAHDAARVLASAGFLLFAPEETPCAPSRAGEGEGLVITEILADPPPGASGDANGDGVRDPSEDEFLEIANTGRTPVCLTGWALGDAEDPERHVFPVGRALAPGGTLVVFGGGVPTGRFGGAEVQWATGGLSLSNGGDVVALRDGSNAIVRRVSWGDCAGAPCAADHWPAPLDISRSLVRPPSPGGGWTAHAEVGGLRYSPGPSTGSERP
- a CDS encoding 7TM domain-containing protein, whose protein sequence is MDLEGAKPAQEAALELGPAESGWRLVRRKGHLGTIPLAVLTALGCLPLGMVFCRILALPGGESLHGFGLGPFREFGELLEQWFTLAWIPASDRPSILYLLMLPTGALFIAIARLTLGIRVLGFRAILIAIGFRASGLVPSLVLMAVVVGTIVAIRPWFRRIRLPLYARVAVILCLSAAIMLGAVLIAPWLRSETVWSVAFFPVIIMAMLAEGVAKTLQQDNAVTAAWRAGWTIALALLIALVDRVIAPIAYQFPELILTELIAIVFVSEFLDIRLLEDWPARLTRLVEGAGFGASERPRVAVVRNQESSRFIGRLGPRTPAKYLSKSVQRPVDALRAQGFRVKVLEGDVTLLRELAAYLPPDPRRGSPGGIVLNLATGVQGRGRFAHVPAMLELAGVPYTGPDPLAQAQLTDRFVLMTLLGEAQVSVPRCRTVSDPKAFVDLDFPLAVRPRFEPDASRIVVRNRERLQAAIREIRRHHAQPAVVEEIVRGRRILASVLGNESLECLPLLEDSEDERTRICPAPLDETQAERVRECARLAFAAAGCRDYARIDIRLSPFGEPFVLDIRWVDLFDRRGAFVTAAAAAGYTFPALMRRIIDEAARRCLGAATVRTGSAPDASAAKVVSLAARRSAAE